The genomic DNA TTTTGCAGCTTCTGATGCGGGCTTCGCTTACGAAAAGCAAAAACGCAAAATTGGTGACTACGCCACCGCTGCAAGCGCGGTACTCATCACGAAAACGGCGGGTAAGGTTTCCACCGCATCAATTGCGATGACGAACCTCAGCGATGTGCCTGTCCTGTCAGAAGCCGCCGCTGCTGCACTGGTGGGTACCACATGTGACGCCGCTGCCGTTAAAGTCGCTGTTGCGGCTGCTTTAGAAGACATTGACCCCACCGAAGACAACCGCGGCCCAGTTGCATTCAAAATGCACCTCGCTGGAATCATCATTTCACGCGCAATCGCGCGCGCTTGGTCACGGGCATAAGGGAGAACATTATGACAAAACAAATCGTATCGATGACAGTCAACGGCGAGAAGAAAGAAGTCCTCGCTGAACCTCGCGAGCTGCTGATTTATGTGCTGCGTGAAAAGATGGGCATGAAGGGCCCGCACGTGGGCTGCGAAACATCCCATTGTGGCGCTTGTACTGTCGAGATTGACGGCAAGTCCGTTAAGTCATGCACCATGTTTGCAGCACAGGCGCAGGGCGCTCAGATTACTACAATCGAAGGTCTTGGTAGCCCTGACAATCTGCATGTTCTTCAGGAAAATTTTAAAGAACACCACGGTTTGCAGTGCGGTTATTGTACCCCCGGCATGATCACTCGCGCGCACCGTTTGCTGATCGAGAACCCTAATCCGACCGAAGAAGACATT from Octadecabacter antarcticus 307 includes the following:
- a CDS encoding (2Fe-2S)-binding protein translates to MTKQIVSMTVNGEKKEVLAEPRELLIYVLREKMGMKGPHVGCETSHCGACTVEIDGKSVKSCTMFAAQAQGAQITTIEGLGSPDNLHVLQENFKEHHGLQCGYCTPGMITRAHRLLIENPNPTEEDIRFGIAGNICRCTGYQNIVKSILSAAAEINAAKEAAQ